One window from the genome of Enterobacteriaceae bacterium Kacie_13 encodes:
- the btuD gene encoding vitamin B12 ABC transporter ATP-binding protein BtuD yields MLECREVSVEGRLSAFSAKIAPGSRVHLIGPNGAGKSTLLARLAGVFEAEGDVKGDVLFNGQPVSAFSGAQLARVRAWLCQQLTPASLMPVFQYLSLHQPRLADPVALEHTITRLCDALQLSDKLPKPVTHLSGGEWQRVRLAAVLLQVWPAVNPDSQILLLDEPMNSLDVAQQQALDQLLTELCSAGRSVVMSDHDLNHTLHYAGQVWLMSAGEVIAAGECADVMQVERLSQVYHVTFQIHSLAGRQWIMTAAKPSS; encoded by the coding sequence ATGCTGGAGTGTCGTGAGGTAAGTGTGGAAGGTCGTCTGAGTGCATTCAGTGCGAAGATTGCACCAGGCAGCCGTGTTCACCTTATCGGGCCAAACGGTGCGGGAAAAAGTACCTTACTGGCGAGATTGGCCGGGGTATTTGAAGCGGAGGGCGACGTTAAAGGCGATGTACTGTTTAACGGCCAGCCGGTTTCTGCTTTCTCCGGTGCTCAACTCGCGCGTGTGCGTGCCTGGCTTTGCCAGCAACTCACACCGGCATCTCTGATGCCGGTGTTTCAGTATTTATCTTTGCATCAGCCTCGTCTCGCCGATCCCGTCGCGCTGGAACACACCATCACACGGCTTTGCGATGCGTTACAGCTAAGTGACAAACTGCCAAAACCGGTCACGCATCTTTCCGGTGGCGAATGGCAGCGCGTACGGCTGGCAGCGGTTTTATTGCAAGTCTGGCCAGCGGTGAATCCCGACTCACAAATTTTATTGCTGGATGAACCGATGAACAGTCTTGATGTGGCACAACAGCAGGCGCTGGATCAGTTACTGACCGAATTATGTTCAGCCGGACGTTCAGTGGTGATGAGCGATCACGACCTCAATCATACTTTGCACTATGCAGGTCAGGTCTGGCTGATGTCCGCGGGAGAAGTGATAGCTGCCGGGGAATGTGCTGATGTGATGCAGGTTGAGCGTCTTTCACAGGTGTACCACGTCACATTTCAGATACATTCTCTGGCAGGCCGCCAGTGGATAATGACAGCGGCGAAGCCTTCTTCGTAA